A region of Oncorhynchus kisutch isolate 150728-3 linkage group LG29, Okis_V2, whole genome shotgun sequence DNA encodes the following proteins:
- the LOC116358315 gene encoding uncharacterized protein LOC116358315, whose translation MTLSMSPAAVCQCFTLVSLCTSIADPNWIQVMNNTDPGGKQLIYGVAFILHAPQNLTDTGPLGGVNGWGVWLLYALAALCYSAVLLSSSSFLLDFLGTGMSHPRLVVLLHISTVVLLLSVLGMCGACLYIIHCNLQEGKLGPLWEWVGGWTWPGSGSRSQGGVAGMKPYPGESFYITMLGLLFSCLAGVISLSTLGDPTSTQRDYTAVVEWDDSDTEPLTPREQGVGQSDEEEGVGDVLPEITQGEVGGSGDS comes from the exons ATGACTCTGAGCATGTCTCCGGCTGCGGTGTGCCAGTGCTTTACGCTGGTGTCACTGTGCACATCCATCGCCGACCCAAACTGGATCCAAGTCATGAACAACACTGACCCTGGAGGCAAACAGCTCATCTATGGTGTGGCTTTCATACTGCATGCTCCCCAGAACCTCACTGACACAG GTCCCCTGGGTGGTGTAAATGGCTGGGGGGTGTGGCTGCTCTATGCCCTGGCGGCTCTGTGCTACAGTGCTGTCCTGCTCTCCAGCTCCTCCTTCCTATTGGACTTTCTGGGGACTGGGATGTCCCACCCTCGACTGGTGGTGTTACTCCACATCTCCACAG tgGTTCTCCTCCTGTCTGTTCTGGGAATGTGTGGGGCCTGCCTGTACATCATCCACTGCAACCTTCAGGAGGGCAAGCTTGGGCCACTGTGGGAATGGGTGGGGGGCTGGACCTGGCCTGGGTCTGGCTCCAGGAGCCAGGGAGGGGTGGCGGGGATGAAGCCTTACCCAGGGGAGAGCTTCTACATCACCATGCTGGGCCTGCTCTTCTCCTGCCTGGCCGGTGTGATCAGCCTGAGCACCCTGGGGGACCCCACCTCCACCCAGAGGGACTACACAGCTGTGGTGGAGTGGGATGACAGTGACACAGAGCCCCTTACCCCCAGGGAGCAGGGAGTGGGACAGTCTGACGAAGAGGAGGGGGTAGGAGACGTGTTGCCTGAAATTACTCAGGGGGAGGTGGGTGGAAGTGGAGACTCCTAA